From the genome of Vitis riparia cultivar Riparia Gloire de Montpellier isolate 1030 chromosome 2, EGFV_Vit.rip_1.0, whole genome shotgun sequence, one region includes:
- the LOC117927176 gene encoding pentatricopeptide repeat-containing protein At4g17616-like encodes MALSLRKVISVTKSCLFVRCLTSTGRKTVLRSIDHKSLLDRNYFQRVIGSDVHHKMCQNVSLQHFSISSQPELICWEGSCHAVLLRKLEIALKDHQVDEAWETFKDIKRLYGFPSHSLVIRLITELSYSSNPHWLQKACDLVYLILKEKSDLLHSDSLTKLSLSLSRAQMPIPASMILRLMLEKGSVPQKNVLWLIILHMVKTEIGTYLASNYLVQICDHFLLLSASKSNHAKLIKPDTMIFNLVLDACVRFGSSFKGQQIIELMPQVGVGADAHSIIIIAQIHEMNGQRDDLKKFKCHIDQVSIQLACHYRQFYDSLLSLHFKFNDIDGASGLVLDMCRCWDSLSIQKDRNDPHKTCFVPIGSYYLKEGLKLQIVPELLQKDSVFKMDSKQELLLFRNGKYVLSNKALAKLIIAYKRDGRIGELSRFMVSLQKELGTLEGGLISDVIDACIQLGWLETAHDILDDMELAGAPASSITYMSLLTAYYKGKMIREAKALLKQMRKAGLIVDLSDEIVMTTCLSGVVDKNRMHTRTSTSIWKSGLAESLVREMKKQEKAILPVVYKFNSSIYFFCKAKMIDDALRIYGRMQETKIEPNVQTFINLVYGYSCLNMYREITILWGDIKRSRKSGSLVVCRDLYEFLVLNFLRGGYFERVMEVIGCMKEQNMYCDKWMYKSEFLKFHKDLYRNLKASNTRTEAQSKRLEYVEAFRTWAGID; translated from the coding sequence ATGGCACTATCATTGAGAAAAGTGATCAGTGTCACGAAGAGTTGTTTATTTGTAAGATGCTTGACTTCAACTGGTCGGAAGACTGTCTTAAGGTCAATTGATCACAAAAGCTTACTGGATAGAAACTATTTTCAAAGGGTTATAGGATCAGATGTGCACCATAAAATGTGTCAGAACGTTTCCCTCCAGCATTTCTCTATCAGTAGTCAACCAGAGTTGATATGTTGGGAAGGTTCCTGTCATGCAGTTTTATTGAGAAAGCTTGAAATTGCTTTGAAGGATCATCAAGTAGATGAAGCATGGGAAACTTTCAAGGATATTAAAAGGTTGTATGGATTTCCTAGCCATTCTCTGGTGATTAGGTTGATCACAGAATTGTCTTACTCTTCCAATCCACACTGGCTTCAAAAAGCATGtgatttagtttatttaattctGAAAGAGAAATCAGATTTACTTCATTCTGATTCTCTGACTAAGCTCTCCTTGTCCTTATCAAGAGCTCAAATGCCTATCCCTGCCTCTATGATCCTCAGATTGATGCTTGAGAAAGGGAGCGTGCCCCAAAAGAATGTGCTGTGGTTGATCATTCTGCATATGGTAAAGACAGAGATAGGGACGTATCTTGCATCCAATTACTTGGTTCAGATTTGTGACCATTTCCTGCTTTTAAGTGCAAGCAAATCCAATCATGCAAAACTTATAAAGCCTGACACAATGATTTTTAACCTTGTTCTTGATGCTTGTGTGAGATTCGGATCATCCTTCAAAGGCCAGCAGATCATAGAGTTGATGCCACAAGTAGGGGTTGGCGCTGATGCACACTCTATCATTATTATTGCCCAGATCCATGAGATGAATGGGCAGAGGGATGACTTGAAGAAATTTAAATGCCATATTGATCAAGTTTCAATTCAGTTGGCTTGTCATTATCGGCAATTCTATGATAGTTTGCTGAGCTTGCATTTCAAGTTTAACGATATTGATGGTGCTTCTGGGCTTGTGTTAGATATGTGTAGATGTTGGGATTCTCTTTCTATTCAGAAAGATAGGAATGATCCTCATAAGACTTGCTTTGTTCCTATTGGATCTTACTATCTCAAAGAAGGCTTGAAATTACAGATTGTGCCTGAGCTGCTTCAGAAGGATTCTGTCTTCAAAATGGATAGTAAACAGGAACTTCTGTTGTTTAGAAATGGGAAATATGTTCTTAGTAATAAGGCCCTTGCCAAGCTTATCATTGCATACAAGAGAGATGGTAGGATTGGTGAGCTTTCAAGGTTTATGGTAAGCCTTCAAAAAGAGTTGGGTACCTTGGAAGGAGGATTGATTTCTGATGTGATTGATGCTTGTATTCAGTTGGGGTGGCTGGAGACTGCTCATGACATCTTGGATGACATGGAACTGGCTGGAGCCCCAGCCAGTTCTATTACATACATGTCACTCTTGACAGCGTATTACAAGGGAAAGATGATTAGGGAAGCGAAGGCACTGCTTAAACAAATGAGGAAGGCTGGTTTGATTGTGGATTTGTCTGATGAAATTGTCATGACTACGTGCTTATCCGGAGTTGTGGATAAAAATAGAATGCACACAAGAACATCAACTTCAATTTGGAAATCAGGTTTGGCTGAGTCTTTGGTCCGAGAAATGAAAAAGCAGGAGAAAGCAATTCTTCCTGTGGTTTACAAGTTCAAttcttctatttatttcttCTGCAAGGCAAAAATGATTGATGATGCATTGAGGATATATGGAAGAATGCAGGAGACAAAAATTGAACCCAACGTGCAAACTTTTATTAACCTGGTATATGGTTATTCTTGCTTGAATATGTATCGGGAAATCACAATCTTGTGGGGGGACATCAAGAGGAGTAGGAAGAGTGGAAGTTTAGTGGTATGCAGGGATTTGTACGAGTTCTTGGTACTGAATTTTCTTCGAGGTGGTTACTTTGAGAGAGTGATGGAGGTGATTGGTTGTATGAAAGAGCAAAATATGTACTGTGATAAGTGGATGTATAAAAGTGAGTTCCTAAAGTTTCACAAGGATCTCTACAGGAACTTGAAAGCATCAAATACTAGAACTGAGGCTCAAAGCAAGAGGCTTGAGTATGTTGAGGCATTTAGGACATGGGCTGGAATCGATTGA